GCCCTGCACTTTTCCCAGTCCTGCCTGTTTATGAACCATAAAAAGCATGTGATTTGCGAAAAGCCGCTGGCCTCTAACCTGCGGGAAGTGGAAGCGGCCATCGCCTGCGCGCGCGAAAACCAGGTGGTACTGTTTGAGGCGTTTAAAACCGCCAGCCTGCCGAATTTCATCGCGCTGCAACAGGCGCTGCCAAAAGTGGGCACGCTTCGCAAAGTGCTGTTTAACTACTGCCAGTATTCGTCGCGCTACCCGCGTTACCTGAATGGCGAGAACCCGAATACGTTTAACCCGGCGTTCTCCAACGGATCTATTATGGACATCGGCTTTTATACGCTCGCCAGCGCCGTCGCGCTGTGGGGCGAGCCGCATGATGTCAAAGCCACCGCCAGCCTGCTGGCAAGCGGCGTGGACGCGCACGGCGTGGTTCAGATGAACTATGGCGATTTCGACGTTACGCTGCTGCACTCAAAAGTGAGCGACTCAACGCTTCCGAGCGAAATTCAGGGCGAAGCGGGCTCGCTGGTGATTGAAAAACTCTCCGAATGCCAACGCATCACCTTTATTCCGCGCGGCGGCAAACCGCAGGAGCTGACGCTGCCGCAGCACATCAATACGATGCTTTATGAAGCGGAAACCTTTGCGCGCCTGGTCGAGACCTGTGAAGTGAATCATCCGGGCCTCGCGGTCAGCCGCACGACAGCGAAATTGCTCACCGAGATCCGCGCCCAGACGGGCGTGACATTCCCGGCAGATGATGTCAGCGCGCCGCTCCCGGCGTAAAGCTTTGTAAAAGCGCCACGGTGAGTCATTGACCGCATAAATGCTTTGTAATATTTTGTTACTTGCAAAGGGGAGTAACTTCTATTGCCGACGGTCGTCATTACGATGCATGCATCCGGTCGTCGGGCAGCCAGCCTGTTATCAACACGATAACGCGGCGGCTGTAAGTGAGACCTTGCCGGAAGGCGAGGTCTGTGCGGTGCTCTTAGGCAAAGCGGCTGACGTCTTCTGACGTTAGCCGTTTTTGTTTAGAGGATTTCGCTTATGAATACTGTCGGCACTCCCTTACTGTGGGGCGGCTTCGCCGTCATCGTGGTGATTATGCTGGCTATCGACCTTCTGCTTCAGGGCCGTCGCGGCGCGCACGCGATGTCGATGAAGCAGGCGGCCGCCTGGTCTGTCGTCTGGGTTTCGCTTTCCCTGCTGTTTAACGCAGCCTTCTGGTGGTATCTCACCGGCACCGCCGGGCGTGAAGTAGCAGATACCCAGGCGCTCGCCTTCCTGACCGGTTATCTCATCGAAAAAGCGCTTGCGGTCGATAACGTCTTCGTCTGGCTGATGCTCTTTAGCTACTTCGCCGTACCGCCTGCGCTGCAGCGCCGGGTGCTGATTTACGGCGTGCTGGGCGCTATCGTGCTACGCACCATTATGATTTTCGCCGGTAGCTGGCTTATCACGCAGTTTGAATGGCTGCTGTATGTGTTCGGCGCGTTCCTGCTCTTTACCGGCGTGAAGATGGCGCTCGCGAAGGAAGATGAAGGCGGCATCGGTGACAAACCGCTGGTGCGCTGGCTGCGCGGGCATCTGCGCATGACGGACAGCATCGAGAGCGAGCACTTCTTCGTGCGTAAAAACGGCCTACTCTACGCCACACCGCTGCTGCTGGTGCTGATCATGGTGGAGCTGAGCGACGTGATTTTCGCGGTGGACAGCATCCCGGCGATTTTCGCGGTTACCACCGATCCGTTTATCGTGCTGACCTCTAACCTGTTCGCAATCCTCGGCCTGCGCGCCATGTACTTCCTGCTGGCGGGCGTGGCGGAGCGTTTCTCGATGCTGAAATATGGTCTGTCGGTGATCCTGGTGTTTATCGGTATCAAGATGCTGATTGTCGATTTCTACCACATTCCGATCGCCATTTCGCTTGGCGTGGTCGGCGGCATTCTGGTCACGACGCTTGTGATTAACGCCTGGGTTAACCATCGCAACGATAAGAAAAAGCTGGCGGAATAAGGATTTTGCCGTCATGGCTTTGACGCCGCCCGTGCTCCTGCGGGCGGCGTTTTTTTATGCGCTATTCGCTGCCCGCGCTTTTGCAACGCGCCGGATGACGGAATTGCCGATATTGTCACAATAACGTTAAGAGATAGTTAAAAAACGGGAGCAATTCAGAAAATCCAGCACTATCCCCTTTCTCCGCGTAGCCAAATCCTTATACTCATCTGTGCAAACTTTTGTTACATCCTGACGCAACGTGGCACAGAACATGGCGCGGGATGCAACCACATCACTTCTGAAGGAAATAGTATGACTACGCAATCTCAGGGCGGCGGCCTGTTACACCGCCTGGCACAGGGCAGTCTGGTAAAACAGATTCTGGTGGGACTGGTGCTCGGTATTCTGCTGGCCTGGCTTTCCAAACCCGCGGCTATCGCGGTCGGGCTGCTCGGCACGCTGTTCGTCGGCGCGCTGAAAGCCGTGGCACCGGTACTGGTGCTGATGCTGGTGATGGCCTCTATCGCCAACCATAAACATGGGCAGAAAACCAATATCCGCCCCATTCTCTGGCTTTATCTGCTGGGCACGTTTTCCGCGGCGCTGACCGCCGTGCTGTTCAGCTTTCTCTTTCCTTCCACGCTGCATCTGGTTTCAGGCGCGACGGATATTACGCCGCCGACCGGGATTGTCGGCGTGCTGCGCGACCTGCTGCTCAGCATGGTCGCGAACCCGGTGGATGCGCTGCTGAAAGGCAATTACATCGGCATTCTGGTCTGGGCTGTGGGTCTCGGCTTCGCGCTGCGTCACGGCAACGACACCACCAAAAATCTGGTGAATGATATGTCGGATGCCGTCACCTTTATGGTGAAGCTGGTGATCCGCTTCGCGCCCGTCGGGATTTTCGGCCTGGTCGCGTCCACGCTCGCCACCACCGGCTTCGATACCCTGTGGGGCTACGCGCAACTGCTGGTCGTGCTGGTCGGTTGTATGCTGCTGGTAGCGCTGGTGATAAACCCGCTGATTGTCTTTGCGAAAATCCGTCGTAACCCTTACCCGCTGGTGTTCGCATGCCTGCGCGAAAGCGGCGTAACCGCGTTCTTTACCCGCAGTTCGGCGGCGAATATTCCGGTCAATATGGCGCTGTGCGAGAAGCTGAATCTGGATCGCGATACGTACTCGGTGTCGATCCCGCTCGGTGCGACCATCAACATGGCGGGGGCTGCGATCACCATTACGGTGCTGACGCTGGCGGCGGTGCATACGCTGGGGATTGCGGTGGATGTGCCGACCGCGCTGCTGCTGAGCGTGGTGGCGTCGCTTTGCGCCTGCGGCGCGTCGGGCGTGGCCGGTGGTTCGCTGCTGCTGATTCCGCTCGCGTGCAATATGTTCGGCATCCCGAACGATATCGCCATGCAGGTGGTGGCGGTGGGCTTTATCATCGGCGTGTTGCAGGACTCCTGCGAAACCGCGCTGAATTCCTCCACCGACGTGCTCTTCACCGCGGCGGCGTGCCAGGCGGAAGACGCGCGTCTTGCGAGCCACGCGCTGCGTAATTAA
The genomic region above belongs to Cronobacter malonaticus LMG 23826 and contains:
- a CDS encoding Gfo/Idh/MocA family protein: MIRFAVVGTNWITRQFVDAAHETGKFTLTAIYSRSLEQAQAFASDYPVEHLFTSLEALAESDAIDAVYIASPNALHFSQSCLFMNHKKHVICEKPLASNLREVEAAIACARENQVVLFEAFKTASLPNFIALQQALPKVGTLRKVLFNYCQYSSRYPRYLNGENPNTFNPAFSNGSIMDIGFYTLASAVALWGEPHDVKATASLLASGVDAHGVVQMNYGDFDVTLLHSKVSDSTLPSEIQGEAGSLVIEKLSECQRITFIPRGGKPQELTLPQHINTMLYEAETFARLVETCEVNHPGLAVSRTTAKLLTEIRAQTGVTFPADDVSAPLPA
- the sstT gene encoding serine/threonine transporter SstT, whose protein sequence is MTTQSQGGGLLHRLAQGSLVKQILVGLVLGILLAWLSKPAAIAVGLLGTLFVGALKAVAPVLVLMLVMASIANHKHGQKTNIRPILWLYLLGTFSAALTAVLFSFLFPSTLHLVSGATDITPPTGIVGVLRDLLLSMVANPVDALLKGNYIGILVWAVGLGFALRHGNDTTKNLVNDMSDAVTFMVKLVIRFAPVGIFGLVASTLATTGFDTLWGYAQLLVVLVGCMLLVALVINPLIVFAKIRRNPYPLVFACLRESGVTAFFTRSSAANIPVNMALCEKLNLDRDTYSVSIPLGATINMAGAAITITVLTLAAVHTLGIAVDVPTALLLSVVASLCACGASGVAGGSLLLIPLACNMFGIPNDIAMQVVAVGFIIGVLQDSCETALNSSTDVLFTAAACQAEDARLASHALRN
- a CDS encoding TerC family protein, which encodes MNTVGTPLLWGGFAVIVVIMLAIDLLLQGRRGAHAMSMKQAAAWSVVWVSLSLLFNAAFWWYLTGTAGREVADTQALAFLTGYLIEKALAVDNVFVWLMLFSYFAVPPALQRRVLIYGVLGAIVLRTIMIFAGSWLITQFEWLLYVFGAFLLFTGVKMALAKEDEGGIGDKPLVRWLRGHLRMTDSIESEHFFVRKNGLLYATPLLLVLIMVELSDVIFAVDSIPAIFAVTTDPFIVLTSNLFAILGLRAMYFLLAGVAERFSMLKYGLSVILVFIGIKMLIVDFYHIPIAISLGVVGGILVTTLVINAWVNHRNDKKKLAE